The following proteins are encoded in a genomic region of Triticum dicoccoides isolate Atlit2015 ecotype Zavitan chromosome 1B, WEW_v2.0, whole genome shotgun sequence:
- the LOC119328238 gene encoding uncharacterized protein LOC119328238, with protein MQWVGLSSPPAAPTVVWMRRRPGTTRWPQSSSSAARRAVVAAASSSPPSSDANSSSNSPGSDEEAEEAAGKAEGDKTAAAFLLRSQKYAMLKQQLAVAAQLEDYKEAARLRDSLRLFEEEEPVLRLRRSLKKAVEEERFADAAKYRDELMILAPHSLLKCSSDATTLGIRVQVRSVYIESRSQPLKGKFFFAYRIRITNNSQRAVQLLRRHWIVTDANGRTENVWGVGVVGEQPVIFPKTGFEYSSACPLNTPNGRMEGDFEMKHIDKVGSSTFNIAIAPFSLSILGDDNDAPL; from the exons ATGCAGTGGGTGGGCCTGAGCTCGCCGCCGGCGGCGCCGACGGTGGTCTGGATGCGGCGGCGTCCAGGAACAACGAGATGGCCGCAGAGTAGCTCGTCCGCCGCACGGAGGGCGGTCGTGGCGGCCGCGTCCTCGTCCCCACCGTCATCCGATGCCAACTCGAGCTCCAACTCGCCGGGCAGtgacgaggaggcggaggaggccgcggGGAAGGCGGAGGGTGACAAGACGGCGGCGGCCTTCTTGTTGAGGAGCCAGAAGTACGCTATGCTCAAGCAGCAGCTCGCCGTAGCCGCCCAACTCGAG GATTACAAGGAGGCTGCGAGGTTGAGGGACTCGTTGAGGTTGTTCGAGGAAGAGGAGCCCGtcctccgcctccgccgctcgcTGAAAAAGGCGGTCGAGGAGGAGAGGTTTGCG GATGCTGCCAAGTACAGAGATGAACTGATGATTTTGGCTCCGCACTCCCTCCTCAAATGTTCTAGTGATGCTACAACTCTG GGGATAAGGGTTCAAGTCAGGAGTGTCTATATTGAAAGCCGGAGCCAACCCTTAAAGGGGAAGTTCTTTTTTGCCTACAGAATCAGAATTACAAATAATTCTCAGCGTGCTGTACAGCTTCTCAGGCGACACTGGATTGTCACTGATGCAAATGGAAGGACAGAGAATGTTTG GGGTGTTGGTGTAGTGGGAGAGCAACCTGTGATATTCCCAAAGACGGGTTTTGAGTACTCATCCGCATGCCCACTAAACACTCCAAATGGGAGAATG GAAGGTGATTTTGAGATGAAGCACATTGACAAGGTTGGATCCTCGACATTCAATATCGCTATCGCACCATTCTCTCTGTCAATCCTCGGGGACGACAACGACGCTCCCCTCTGA